The window TcagagtcttgtgtgataagaagtttcatcaaaatttaaaagCAAGATTTATAGAGTCATAATTAAATTTACTGTATTGTATGGGGTGAAGCGTTGGCCTGTTAGGAAATTTCACATTCAGAAGATGAAAGTTGCAACGATAAGATCGATTGTTATGCTGGATATATGACTATACTAGGAGAGATAGGACTAGAGATGAAGATACTCGATAAGGTAGAAGTGGCCACAATGGAGGACAAAATGCAAGAAGCGAGACAAAGATAATTCAGGCTTGTGAAGAGGTGATACATGGATGTTCCATCTTAGGTGCGAGAGGTTGACAATGCATAGTTTCAAAAAAGGTAAAGATAGGTCAAAAAAGTATGGATGAGAGGTGATTAGATATGACATAGCGCAATTTcaacttaccgaggacatgacctaGGAGATTATGGAAGACATGAATTAGGATAGAAGTTTAACAAGCAGTAGAATGTTGTCTCGCTTATCTTCTCATACTAGCAATCATAGTattattcatatagttttttatttttttagtttctgtTAATATTTATCGTTTCTTGTACTTTAATTGCCGTATTATTTGTCGtcgctattattttttttatttcaaaatgcTTTGATCGctatcattatttctttttccatctattttaaactattttacCTTAAGTTGAGGATATATGTATCAAAAATAGTTTCGAAcctatgtataaaaataatttcaatatctCTCAAGGCAGGGAAAAAATCTACCTATACTCTACCTGCTCTAAATTTTAATTGTAAAATTATATTGAGTATATCATTACAAGAAATCTTCACTTTGACCTATAAAACTTTCACTTCCGAAATTAAAAAAACGGAAGagtttttttttgggtttaatttATAAATGGCCATAAGATAtcatttctctcttattttataatattagaCTGAATGCAGCCTTGAATGAAGATATATGAATAGTGAGGTCATATAGTTATTTATTTGGAACTGGGACAGAGTGTTTGTACTTATATGAACATAGTGGATTCACAGGATCACTTTGACCAGCAAGAAATAAGGCTTTTCATCCTCGCAAGTTGCAACTAAccatatattactattattattattattatacaatacaatatttttcaataaaataattgataCAATGGTAATTCATGATTTCACACCTTTTTCCCTAATATAATAAACAATACTGTATGTAGTTCATTTCACACCTCGAGGCTgctttaatttaaagaaaagagataGGGCAAGGTGGGATCTAATTGCTTTCTTCGATTTTGACTCTTTCCCAATGCAAACTTCATCAATCACCATGGTGAGGGGACGATGGAAGAATATTGTGTTTCTCCACCAAATAAGGTAAAACACAACAAGcgcaaaaaaaaaagagggggggtgggaggggggagggggtaaAAAGCTGCAAAGAATTTTATCTATTCCAAAGTGACTAGCTACTAATAGGCCCTAACAACCTCCACCCTTTTTTCAAGAACAAGGAAACAAGATTTTACAAGCAACACTCTTTTTTTGTGACCCACACAAATAATATAGTACTCATCTAACAAAGGCCTGCAAATGATTTCAACTTTGCTTATTTCCCAAATCTACAAAACATATGGAGAAAGatcaatctatatatatataccatttgAGAAGCATGACCCCACTCTGGAATGTTCTTAATTACCAAAGTTGGAAACTTTGATATCAATCAAGGGTTATTGGCTTACCGATCCATTCGTTTTCAGCAGCAGCAATCCTACCCGAGCCACGACCAGTCATTTTGCCAAAAGAACTTACTGCTGATAACCCCTTAAAACTACTGCTGCCTTCGCTGAAGTTTCGTGATCTCCTGGATATTCGAAGCTTTGAGGAGTGGAGATCACGGTCTGTGTTGTCGGCCTTTGTGACCTTGATAGCTTGTAACTGTACAATATTGCTTCTGCAGAATGGACACACGGGTTCTGGTGGACTGGCCGTGGTCGGGTTTGGCTTGTTATGACAGCATAAGGCTAGTACGCAATGTGCACACATCTGATGCCCGCAGTCCTGCACCTCGATTGTGCATAATTGATCAAAACATATACAACATACTTCCATATCACTGACCTGCATTAGGTAATCACTGACAAAATGGTCAACTTGAAATGGTAGATAACAAGAGAACTATCACTTATCAATACGAATTAATATATTGATCATCAAGGTTAAAAATCGAGTCTTGTTAGCTTTTTGGAATAGATATTACACTCTATTAACCTTAAATATCTTCTAACTTACATCATTTCCACGCAAACGTAGTTTGGTTTACCAGTATAATAGTTCTTTATTAGCAGAGTCAGATATATTTCAATAGTAGTTTATACGTTATCTGGTAAAGTTGGTGATGTATTACCTCAGAGATGTTGTCATCCATCCCTCCATCAGATTGGGTTGGGGAAGGTGGAGAGTACTCTGTCccctttataatatttttttccctcTCCTTATTTGCTTCCATTAAGGCACGTTCTAGTAAAGCTTTCGCCTCATCATTGAGCTGACTGATGAATTTCAACGGCGATGGCCACACAAGAGGCTCCGCTGATGAAGGATTCAACAAAGCCGCACAGGCGCCATGGTGGTACCTTAAAGCAACCGTGTATGGTATTCTCCTGCACcaaaatgaacaaataaggaCTAGACACATGATCATTCAGATACAAATCTAAGAGCTTAAATTAACATTCAAGATTCATAAGCTATAAAATATTGACAAGATCACAATCGACAAAATTAGGCATACCCCGAGGCATCTCTATGTAGTCGATCTGCTCCCCACGCCAACAATTCACGGATGCAATCAAGAGAACCACCTCTTGCAGCCAAATGAAGTGGAGTGCTACCAGGAAATCTATATGAAATCCAAGCTAATTCAAAGAACGTGAAAAGGGAAACATAGAAATGAAATTTCTTGATAAGAAAATTACCCATATCCACCGGTTGAAGCGCAAACCAGAGCGCCATTGTCAAGCAAAATGTGAACACATTCAGGCCGTCTTTGACGGGCTGCTAAGTGCAAAGGTGTTGCTCCTTTACCATCTCTGACATTCACAAACCGGGCATATCCCCTGCAGAATTCACCATCCAATTGATTCgattaaaaaaaaactaccaacaacacataccaaaaagaaacaacaATTACTGAATTGCTTACCAAGATGCTGCAACATGAGATGTACGAGCCGCAGAAAGAATTGCTTTAAGggattcaaagtgaccataatatGCAGCATAGTGCAAACATGTTCTTCCATTAAGTGAATCAAACTTTAAAATCTGcaagaaaacaagaagaaaatcCCAATTAACAAAAGCATTTGCAAGTAGACATTAAAGACTAATCTCGAAGAGACTTTTTAAAGCATACATACATTGGCTCCTGCTTCAATTAGTTTTTGCACACAAGAGATCTTCCCATGCATTGCTGCTAACATCAACGGAGTCTAAATCACcgaaaatcaaccaaaaaaaagCAGTTAAAAATGGTGAATAACAAACACCAATTTGCCCCAAATTGGCTAATCAATGAAACAAATGATCAAGCAAGTCGGTACACTAAAGCCCCCGTTATGCCCGGGGTCAGGGTCCCTATACACAACCTTTCCCTGCATTCCTGCAAGAGGTTGTTTACACAAACTTGAACTTGTgtcctcctgatcacatgacaacaactttaccaattactctaATGCTCTCCCCTTCAAAGAAACAAATGAAAAGCACAAAATTTGCACCTGCTTATAGCGATTCAACAAATCTGGATTGATAGATTTGTTCAACAGCATAGAAACAACCTGAAAAAAACAATCAAACCCCATTAATCAATTTCTACTAAAAACaccaaattttattttacttttttcaaaaaacagAATATTTCAAAAAACCACCCCATACCACCCTACCTCGATCTGGCCATTGGCAGAAGCAATATGAAGGGGAGATTGTCGATCATATACAGTAGAATGATGAATAAGAGACGAGTTTTTCTCTAAAACAGCATTTAATGTCTCCAAATCACCACACTGAACAGCACTGAATAAACCATGCTCATCACTTGTTCCACAGCTAAGTCCTTGACCCATTATAGCTCCTCTTTGCACCGCCGTGGACGGCGGAGAAGGGTGGTGCTGGTGGTGGTGGAGAGTGGAGGAAGTGTGAGAGTTTACATATTTATATGAAGTGTTGGGAAGAAAGAAGAGAGGAGTAATGGAGCTGCCCGGGAAGGCGGGGTGGGTGGGGAGAAAGAACGGGCAGGTGACCGACTCATAACAGAAGGGGGACAACGGGCAGGAGTCAGATATTTGTTCGGGTAGTTTAAAGATTCTTCAAATAATGCTACAGTGAAGTACTAGCAAAAACTTGTTTCAACGATTGTGTTTTGTCTACGGACCTCTTTTCTCATACTTTTACTGGTCTCCAGCAGCAGTGGTAAATTCTGAAATAAGTTACTTTCAAATataactaattttgaaattagttattttattttgtattttagataaGTTATTTTATAACTATATTATAAATAgtgaaatatattattttgagattaacTAGTATCAAtcaaacacaaaataaataatattatattttattttaacattattatatcaactttatcttttattaatatacaacaacaataaacccagtatatttcaacatagtggggtctggaaaggataaaatgtacgcagttcatatcaCTACTCTCGAAagagtagagaggctgtttccgatagacccccggctcaagacatcttttattaatatatatattattattttttatttatataaaatattttttcaatgaaGGTATTCAAATGAAACTATGCAAGGGTCTTGAGGGTAAAAATCTTGCACAGGTCATGCAGAACCGTTCGTTCGGTAATACCttcttttttttaagtttttttttttttttcatttttattcgaAAATGGGCAGTGATGGAGTCAGTATTTTCACTAAGGGAGTTCACGAGTGAATATATGAATTAATCGAAGGAGGTTtaatatctactatatatacgtaataaataattttaatcatatatatatatatatatatataaatataatataattttccacTCAAAGAAGTGTTCGGATGAACCTCTATCCTaagtgtagctccgcccctgagAATGAGtatttgaatattaaaaacaGCCAAAGCCctagtttaaatttttaaaaataaaaaaaattcaaaaagatctattttcttatttttataaaataactcTCATTAAATTAAATTCCatgtttaaattatatttaatttttttaagtgagGTTCTTAACTATTGTATTTTTTAGgagaataatttaaaaattattaaaaaaataatcgtGAAAATTAACCTTTGatttatatctttaatattttcttaaagggTAGATTATATTCAACAATTCACTTAATATGGACTAAAGCACTTTAATATTATCACCATACATTCACATTTGTTTTGGTACTAGAGGAGCATGGCTCGTGTCAGTTGGGggccaacattaagatatttatttatcttttcaaccttaatatatttaaataaaattttttaataaaaggattgcatatgttttctaagattcattcagaatctagcatgagttcaacatatgttattttaatacgtatttagataatttaagttgttaactattataatttataatattttttatgtaattttaaattaatatacgttacttttcttgtccaaattattgtggcattgatagtcaattatattttaaaaataatttaagtttttaattattgtgatttataatacttttcttctattctaatttcagtgacactaatataatttcaagagtcgatcaaatattttatatcttttaaattttttaagttgttaattattgtgatttctagtatttttcattaatttttttgaaatatataacatattaaattatttttagatattttaagttgttaacaattgtaatttataatactttttatgtaatttttgaataatatatgctactctccttgtccagaattTTGTGTCGATgacagccaattatattttttaaataatttaaattttttatcattgtgatttataatattttttctatcacaACTTATGTGGCATAATGCTTAAattaccataataattaattaggggtgatatagtaaaatcacgactgaagcaactgaagtagaaatcagtcagtttttaatttttttttaattattgttatttacagtactttttatttcattttcaaataatatatgttgctttatatctttttctgtctcgtcccaatttatgtggcattgctaaaataatgagagtcaataaaatttttatatgtcttttaaatatattaagttattaattattatgatttgtggtaacaaattaattttgaacatgatagccaattaaataaataatttttttttacttccaatatgtagttataattaattaatataaattaatagaagatattaaatatttaaatcattatgatgaattaatgaaattattatatattggggcatggtatgtaattaagtgagaGTAGAGGGGTTTTTtggtaagagtcaataaaatttctacatatcttttaaatattttaagttattaattattgtgatttgtgctaataaattagttttgaacataatagacaattaaataaataaataaattttactttcaatatgtagttatagttaattaatataaattaataaaatatattaaatatttaaatcattataataaaataataaaattattatatattgaggcatgatatgtaattaagtggaagtAATTAAGCTTTTTTGGTAATTGCAATAGGTGgccgaaaccacctcttctatataatggAAATATGTTAATATTATGTACAATAATCTTAACATATTTGTTGGAATTTGAAAAGGATGGTGTGCAAtcttatctctatttttttaaagataaagaaattatttttcatacactttctactaatgtaaaatataataaattgagaGTGAATAAATATTTACACTAGTGATTTTGATTCTTcactttgttgttgttgctgttgttgttcaAATCGTAACTGAGTAAATGAATGATAGATCAGGGATGCGCAATCCACCGTATAGCATCACACATAAAACCTACGATCTTAGCTAACATGTGTTCGCACTGATTCGCTGATCTTTTTACAATACTTGTTTGGCCAAAGGACGATACATCTCAACAATAACCTGAATTGTACGATAGTGATTCTTCAGCCAACTTAAAGCTTTAAGGACAATAGGATTTCGGCTATTAACATATCATATAAAGTTTCCAGTGACGCATTAATCCTTTGACTGCATTAGTGCCACCCAAGAATCCTCTATTTACCACCATCTCGCGTGTGATttgaaaattattcttttattacaAATACTCCATTAATTAAGTGCAACAAAATTGACCTTAATTAAGATAGCGTTTATTTAGAGGTAAAGAGTGGGGTACtaaacttttgatttttctttttatgcttGTCTATTCTTTTTAGTTTGACAAGTACTCTCTCCATTTCATTTTAATTGAAACTTGCTGACTTGATATACTATTGTTtgagaaaataattattaaaaatttatttttctaaattagtttattaattatattcttaaaattttaatttaataattaatacttTGTGTAGTTATTTAATGATAAAGATAGTATTGAAATAATATGCAGTAAATATCTATTagttttttgaaataataaaaaaaattattattttttgacaataaaatataaatattaccattaccaaaaaataaaacaaccaaAATACACGATTGATGAATTTACTATTTTTGCATGGTTCAAACTTCAAAGAAAAACGGAGAATGGAACGTTAATTTTGAGCAAATTAaattgattttgtgaatatttttcAGACTAAATAGAGTAATACATAAACACTAAAActtatgttataaatgtatttacattatagtgaatgtctatcaagatctaataagatctatcaagatctgaTTGATATCaattaggatttgaagtatttgtcttttagttaGAAACACggagtattttttcctataaatagagtgACTTTGTTCATTGTATTATCAATCAAGATGATTTCTCATCcctcaacaaaaataaagaagtctccctcttctctctctattctttttcttcttgcctttatatttcataacacgttatcagcacgaaacTTTGCCGtatcaaatttgaaggctaaggtattattttctttcttttcatattgctAATAATCTTACAAAATCTGAGATCGTTGCCTCGAGCAAGAACTACCTTTAATGAGTATTGAATGTTGAAATCCACTTAGATGTTACGAGTTTTGAAAACGccataagaaagaaaatacagCATCTCATtaaaatcgtgctaaggctatgattttgttgcgtcatcatcttgacgaaattttaaaaattaaataccttactactaaggatccacttgttTTATGGAATGgcctaaaagaaagatttgaccacttgaagattgtcatcctcccaaaagcacgatatgaatgcatgcatgggttcaaatcccatcgatttatgcctaagacgtctttatatggataagatgttgagtttgaatatcaatacaccatattgataatattacgatgactaaggcaaaataatgtgtttgtGATAAATAGACACGAATCtatcccattgaatatgctccattccaagaagtgaatgtggtagcaatatatgataaatcAAATTGCTCTATCcttgaagtgaatatggtagcgatatatgataagtctgacagctgacaatttgctccattcttgaagtgaatatgatagcaatatatgatatattctgaaagatatgttaagaaaaaattctctacattatatgtatgcctcgatttgctcttgaagtagcaatatcttgAAAAAAAAGGTTCTAAGCTATCATAAATTGATATTCTTAAGGAACGATTATATTCTATTCTTCgggaaatgagaattttgattattataaatacagatctaGACCCTGGGGGTAAATGGGACTGTATATACACTCGAACGTATTCTTTTTTTGTGAAGATATCACAATCCACCTctaaaagaggtagaataattgaaagattgaaTATCCTAAAGTTACTGTGATAAGAAACACGAATGTAAAAATTTACCCCAGCATGATGAAATCACATGCCATAATAAACTAAGAGTTTATTGTTTATTGATACGAAATTCATGCAATAGTAAACCTGATGTTTACTAAAGAATTTTTGCATATGTTATGGCAACTTGGAGTTACAAATACAAATCATTTAATCTATTGACATAAATGATTTGCCATtatgaagatgtgcatattgagtattagacatatgttgaagaaataaaagattcttcaagaattgtttatgttgtttattctcatgataagttggctGGACCAACAAATGTTGGGATTtcatccctcaaaatctgaaaaatataaaaggtaaaTATGGTCTtgtcaccagtcatgtgatctattaagatgcatcgatataagatgatcacatgtacattcactgtcaacctacagtttgacattcataaagttgtttgctcaataaaattgagttaagagcataactttcagattgtgtaatcaagacaatcttgatgatgatggtttggcattgaatgtcttcgataaatagccaaaccattgctaatgagaacaaagcttcatgcgttggtctgaaatatgatatgttgcatacaataacacttgtatgcattagaccaataaattataattatttcttccctctcaattggttcgaggtcaggaaccaactatccatctaatagttttgatgtgcaatatataattaataatatatcatgatgcataaagatggattcctcaatgAAGATGGAGGAtaaatgttagttttcctaacataagggggagattataagcagctatgaaatatgttaggaatta of the Capsicum annuum cultivar UCD-10X-F1 chromosome 11, UCD10Xv1.1, whole genome shotgun sequence genome contains:
- the LOC107853005 gene encoding putative E3 ubiquitin-protein ligase XBAT31 isoform X3 translates to MGQGLSCGTSDEHGLFSAVQCGDLETLNAVLEKNSSLIHHSTVYDRQSPLHIASANGQIEVVSMLLNKSINPDLLNRYKQTPLMLAAMHGKISCVQKLIEAGANILKFDSLNGRTCLHYAAYYGHFESLKAILSAARTSHVAASWGYARFVNVRDGKGATPLHLAARQRRPECVHILLDNGALVCASTGGYGFPGSTPLHLAARGGSLDCIRELLAWGADRLHRDASGRIPYTVALRYHHGACAALLNPSSAEPLVWPSPLKFISQLNDEAKALLERALMEANKEREKNIIKGTEYSPPSPTQSDGGMDDNISEVSDMEVCCICFDQLCTIEVQDCGHQMCAHCVLALCCHNKPNPTTASPPEPVCPFCRSNIVQLQAIKVTKADNTDRDLHSSKLRISRRSRNFSEGSSSFKGLSAVSSFGKMTGRGSGRIAAAENEWIDLGNKQS
- the LOC107853005 gene encoding putative E3 ubiquitin-protein ligase XBAT31 isoform X2, with product MGQGLSCGTSDEHGLFSAVQCGDLETLNAVLEKNSSLIHHSTVYDRQSPLHIASANGQIEVVSMLLNKSINPDLLNRYKQTPLMLAAMHGKISCVQKLIEAGANILKFDSLNGRTCLHYAAYYGHFESLKAILSAARTSHVAASWGYARFVNVRDGKGATPLHLAARQRRPECVHILLDNGALVCASTGGYGFPGSTPLHLAARGGSLDCIRELLAWGADRLHRDASGRIPYTVALRYHHGACAALLNPSSAEPLVWPSPLKFISQLNDEAKALLERALMEANKEREKNIIKGTEYSPPSPTQSDGGMDDNISEVSDMEVCCICFDQLCTIEVQDCGHQMCAHCVLALCCHNKPNPTTASPPEPVCPFCRSNIVQLQAIKVTKADNTDRDLHSSKLRISRRSRNFSEGSSSFKGLSAVSSFGKMTGRGSGRIAAAENEWIGKPITLD
- the LOC107853005 gene encoding putative E3 ubiquitin-protein ligase XBAT31 isoform X1, whose protein sequence is MGQGLSCGTSDEHGLFSAVQCGDLETLNAVLEKNSSLIHHSTVYDRQSPLHIASANGQIEVVSMLLNKSINPDLLNRYKQTPLMLAAMHGKISCVQKLIEAGANILKFDSLNGRTCLHYAAYYGHFESLKAILSAARTSHVAASWGYARFVNVRDGKGATPLHLAARQRRPECVHILLDNGALVCASTGGYGFPGSTPLHLAARGGSLDCIRELLAWGADRLHRDASGRIPYTVALRYHHGACAALLNPSSAEPLVWPSPLKFISQLNDEAKALLERALMEANKEREKNIIKGTEYSPPSPTQSDGGMDDNISEVSDMEVCCICFDQLCTIEVQDCGHQMCAHCVLALCCHNKPNPTTASPPEPVCPFCRSNIVQLQAIKVTKADNTDRDLHSSKLRISRRSRNFSEGSSSFKGLSAVSSFGKMTGRGSGRIAAAENEWIAFDAIIRGQHMRYQALVTLKA